A stretch of Myceligenerans xiligouense DNA encodes these proteins:
- a CDS encoding response regulator transcription factor, with protein sequence MDQTEAWARGVAVVVEDDDDIRALIEFTLRQAGFTVHPATTGAQGVALVKAHGPAVTTVDISLPDIDGFEVVRRLRIFSDTVVVMLTGRAGEPDTLMGLEAGADEYVAKPFRPRELRARVDALLRRAGRLATQAPAPERPATPTPGASDGVLEVDNARRTVRLHGELVQLTRTEFDVLAALHGAHGRTVAKGDLATLLWPDQYRYGGRVTEADHRTVEVHVANVRRKLGDSPTSPRFIHTVRGLGYRFESA encoded by the coding sequence ATGGACCAGACCGAGGCCTGGGCTCGAGGCGTCGCGGTCGTCGTGGAGGACGACGACGACATCCGCGCGCTCATCGAGTTCACGCTGCGACAGGCCGGTTTCACGGTTCATCCGGCAACCACCGGCGCCCAGGGTGTGGCGCTGGTCAAGGCCCATGGGCCAGCCGTGACGACCGTGGACATCTCTCTGCCCGACATCGACGGGTTCGAGGTCGTGCGCCGCCTGCGGATCTTCTCCGACACGGTGGTCGTCATGCTCACCGGACGAGCCGGCGAGCCCGACACGCTCATGGGCCTGGAGGCGGGCGCCGACGAGTACGTCGCCAAGCCGTTCCGGCCGCGCGAACTCCGGGCTCGCGTCGACGCGCTCCTGCGCCGCGCCGGCCGCCTCGCGACACAGGCTCCGGCTCCGGAACGACCCGCCACGCCCACGCCCGGCGCGTCCGACGGAGTCCTCGAGGTCGACAACGCACGACGCACGGTCCGCCTGCACGGCGAACTGGTCCAGCTCACCCGCACCGAGTTCGACGTCCTCGCCGCCCTGCACGGCGCCCACGGCCGGACGGTGGCCAAGGGCGATCTGGCGACCCTGCTCTGGCCCGACCAGTACCGCTACGGGGGCCGGGTCACCGAGGCGGACCATCGTACGGTCGAGGTCCACGTGGCCAACGTCCGGCGCAAGCTCGGCGACAGCCCCACGAGCCCACGCTTCATCCACACGGTCCGAGGACTGGGGTACCGGTTCGAGAGCGCGTGA
- a CDS encoding response regulator → MSRRILVVDDEDAIRDVVRTSLEMVAGWQVDVAANGAEAVTLCGADPPDAVLLDVMMPTMDGPTTFARLQEDPRTRSVPVIMLTAKVQRAERRRYEGLGVAGVLAKPFDPLTLADHVAGLLGWRT, encoded by the coding sequence GTGAGCCGCCGGATCCTGGTGGTCGACGACGAGGACGCGATCCGTGACGTCGTGCGGACCAGCCTGGAGATGGTCGCCGGCTGGCAGGTCGACGTCGCCGCCAACGGGGCGGAGGCGGTCACCCTGTGCGGCGCGGATCCGCCGGACGCCGTCCTGCTGGACGTCATGATGCCCACGATGGACGGGCCCACCACCTTCGCCCGGCTCCAGGAGGACCCGCGCACACGGAGCGTCCCGGTGATCATGCTGACCGCGAAGGTGCAGCGCGCGGAGCGGCGCCGGTACGAGGGTCTCGGCGTCGCCGGCGTGCTCGCCAAGCCGTTCGACCCGCTCACCCTGGCCGACCACGTCGCCGGCCTTCTCGGATGGCGCACGTGA
- a CDS encoding MerR family transcriptional regulator: protein MNTHGEVRAAGEPIPHGAQGLLFGEDLTEQDSSTGYRGTTACSVAGITYRQLDYWARTGLVEPSIKPATGSGTHRLYSFRDILVLKVVKRLLDTGVSLQQIRTAVTHLRERGVEDLAQITLMSDGASVYECMSADEVVDLVQGGQGVFGIAVGRVWREIEGTLSELPTETFGSDGAGPAEGHTESPAGSGDEFTRRRLQRDKARNAG, encoded by the coding sequence GTGAACACCCATGGTGAGGTCAGGGCCGCCGGCGAGCCGATCCCGCACGGCGCTCAAGGTCTTCTCTTCGGCGAGGACCTGACCGAGCAGGACTCGTCCACGGGCTACCGCGGGACGACGGCGTGCAGTGTCGCCGGGATCACGTACCGGCAGCTCGACTACTGGGCGCGCACGGGCCTCGTCGAGCCGAGCATCAAGCCGGCCACCGGGTCGGGCACGCACCGGCTGTACAGCTTCCGTGACATCCTCGTGCTCAAGGTCGTCAAGCGGCTGCTCGACACGGGCGTCTCCCTCCAGCAGATCCGCACCGCGGTCACCCACCTGCGGGAGCGCGGCGTGGAGGACCTCGCGCAGATCACGCTCATGTCCGACGGCGCGTCGGTGTACGAGTGCATGTCCGCCGACGAGGTCGTCGACCTCGTGCAGGGCGGCCAGGGCGTGTTCGGCATCGCCGTGGGACGGGTGTGGCGCGAGATCGAGGGCACGCTGTCGGAGCTGCCCACCGAGACGTTCGGCTCCGACGGGGCCGGGCCGGCCGAAGGACACACCGAGTCCCCGGCCGGGAGCGGCGACGAGTTCACGCGCCGCCGTCTGCAGCGCGACAAGGCCCGCAACGCGGGCTGA
- a CDS encoding pyruvoyl-dependent arginine decarboxylase, which yields MTDPLTIRVSAGAGTGQTTLAAFDAALAVAGVSDFNLVRLSSIIPPGSRVLEVDGDDQVRGDHGDALYCVYARADTSLPGHEAWAGIAWSRREDGSGAGLFVEHAGPSREQVSKDLTHSLEDLSATRGGSYRPEGRRLVSITCDTQPVAAVVIASFLRTGWGAAAGGH from the coding sequence ATGACCGATCCCCTGACGATCCGTGTGAGTGCCGGAGCCGGCACCGGACAGACCACCCTCGCCGCCTTCGACGCCGCCCTCGCGGTCGCGGGCGTGAGCGACTTCAACCTCGTCCGGCTGAGCTCCATCATCCCGCCCGGCAGCCGGGTCCTGGAGGTGGACGGCGACGACCAGGTGCGAGGTGACCACGGCGACGCCCTGTACTGCGTGTACGCGCGGGCGGACACGTCGCTGCCGGGGCACGAGGCCTGGGCCGGGATCGCCTGGTCGCGACGCGAGGACGGCAGCGGCGCGGGCCTCTTCGTCGAACACGCCGGCCCCTCGCGTGAACAGGTCTCCAAGGACCTCACGCACAGCCTCGAGGATCTCTCGGCGACGCGCGGTGGCTCCTATCGTCCGGAGGGCCGGCGGCTGGTGAGCATCACCTGTGACACGCAGCCCGTCGCCGCGGTGGTCATCGCGAGCTTCCTGCGCACCGGTTGGGGGGCCGCCGCCGGTGGACACTGA
- a CDS encoding bifunctional nuclease family protein, translated as MTSDVPMVPVEILGVRQQQRDQEIVVLLLDSAADLAVPIVIGPREASAIAMAQAGLATPRPMTHDLLRDVLAAVGVELERVEIVALEGGIYFAELVLSGGARLDSRASDAIALAVRTGSPVLCSAEIVALAGVEIVDVQQREEMEKFRAFLDHVSPEDFSGPPGQ; from the coding sequence GTGACGTCCGACGTGCCGATGGTCCCCGTGGAGATCCTCGGTGTCCGCCAGCAGCAGCGCGATCAGGAGATCGTGGTGCTGTTGCTCGACAGTGCCGCAGACCTCGCGGTCCCGATCGTGATCGGCCCGCGGGAGGCCAGCGCGATCGCCATGGCGCAGGCGGGTCTGGCCACCCCCCGTCCCATGACGCACGACCTGCTCCGCGACGTGCTCGCCGCCGTGGGGGTCGAGCTGGAACGGGTCGAGATCGTCGCCCTGGAGGGAGGGATCTACTTCGCCGAGCTGGTCCTCTCCGGCGGGGCCCGGCTCGACTCGCGCGCGTCCGACGCGATCGCGCTCGCCGTACGCACCGGCAGCCCCGTGCTGTGCTCCGCCGAGATCGTGGCGCTGGCCGGTGTCGAGATCGTCGACGTGCAACAGCGCGAGGAGATGGAGAAGTTCCGCGCATTCCTGGATCACGTCAGCCCGGAGGACTTCTCCGGGCCGCCAGGCCAGTGA
- a CDS encoding sensor histidine kinase, with amino-acid sequence MTDDTDDPAELIGEVGHELRSPLTSVLGYAQLLGAQELTEEQRRCVEAIERGGRRLLRTVNELLVSAELSVGKAGPAGRRDGWKQVDLTEQARRCRDEFAPASRAAGVSLTVTASEPVPVSGEPELLAQALESLLSQAMRATPRGGTVSVRVGLREGAPREAVVEVVDTGAGLGPEELGLLDERLRRAGSDGVPRAFGVGLGLPVVRAVVEVHGGALDVDSAPGEGTRVTVTLPAGSPPSSSAGARPAR; translated from the coding sequence TTGACGGACGACACCGACGACCCGGCCGAACTCATCGGTGAGGTCGGCCACGAGTTGCGCTCGCCGTTGACCTCCGTGCTGGGGTATGCCCAGCTCCTCGGCGCGCAGGAGCTGACCGAGGAGCAGCGCCGGTGCGTGGAAGCCATCGAGCGCGGCGGGCGGCGTCTGTTGCGTACGGTCAACGAGCTGCTGGTGAGTGCTGAGCTCTCGGTGGGCAAGGCTGGGCCGGCCGGGCGGCGGGACGGCTGGAAGCAGGTGGACCTGACGGAGCAGGCGCGCCGCTGCCGCGACGAGTTCGCACCCGCGTCGCGCGCGGCCGGGGTGTCTCTCACGGTGACGGCGTCGGAACCGGTCCCCGTGTCGGGTGAGCCGGAGCTCCTGGCGCAGGCGCTCGAGAGCCTGCTGAGCCAGGCGATGAGGGCCACGCCGCGTGGCGGCACCGTGTCGGTGCGGGTGGGCCTGCGCGAGGGAGCGCCGCGGGAGGCGGTGGTCGAGGTCGTGGACACCGGGGCGGGGCTGGGTCCCGAGGAGCTGGGCCTGCTCGACGAGCGTCTCCGGCGAGCAGGCAGCGACGGTGTTCCGCGCGCCTTCGGCGTCGGGCTGGGGCTTCCGGTGGTGCGGGCCGTCGTCGAGGTGCACGGCGGTGCCCTGGACGTCGACAGTGCTCCGGGTGAGGGGACCCGGGTCACGGTGACCCTGCCGGCGGGCTCGCCGCCGAGCTCTTCGGCGGGCGCTCGGCCCGCACGCTGA
- a CDS encoding phospholipase D-like domain-containing protein, whose translation MPSRHIPGVTIDVAPDLLGRARKLALRAGLVAAAVPVAVAAAMTVTDAVRRRMHPLTATFPTEKPLTEYVEETATTIYTYGADLYDSMLEAIRGARHTVMLETYIWKDDAVGRQFKQALIDAAARGVKVYVVVDGFANLVVPASFFRFPPDVHVLRFPVLRPGMIALNIRKSGRDHRKILVVDDRIGYVGGYNIGSVYATQWRDTHIRLEGPAVWELRNAFVDFWNRQRTGRLPPLIDVGSDTWLPHLRAARNAPSELVFPIRGLYLDAIDRANSHVYITQAYFIPDHDIHDALLAAAARGVDVRVLVPHRSNHVVADWLARGLYTSLLRGGVRIFLYQDAMVHAKTATVDGRWTTIGTANIDRLSLTGNYEVNLEIVDPGLAARMEDVFRLDLSNTRELTIDQWERRSRLAKVGEALLAPLRPLL comes from the coding sequence GTGCCGTCTCGCCACATCCCCGGAGTCACCATCGACGTCGCACCCGACCTTCTGGGCCGGGCGCGGAAGCTCGCCCTGCGCGCCGGACTCGTCGCGGCGGCCGTGCCGGTCGCCGTCGCCGCCGCCATGACCGTCACCGACGCGGTCCGCCGGCGCATGCACCCGCTCACGGCGACCTTCCCCACCGAGAAGCCGCTCACCGAGTACGTCGAGGAAACCGCCACCACCATCTACACCTACGGTGCCGACCTCTACGACTCCATGCTGGAAGCCATCCGCGGCGCCCGGCACACCGTGATGCTGGAGACGTACATCTGGAAGGACGACGCCGTCGGCCGCCAGTTCAAGCAGGCCCTCATCGACGCCGCCGCCCGCGGCGTCAAGGTGTACGTCGTGGTCGACGGGTTCGCCAACCTCGTCGTCCCCGCCTCCTTCTTCCGCTTCCCGCCCGACGTGCACGTGCTGCGCTTTCCCGTGCTCCGCCCCGGCATGATCGCGCTCAACATCCGCAAGTCCGGCCGCGACCACCGCAAGATCCTCGTCGTCGACGACCGCATCGGCTACGTGGGCGGCTACAACATCGGCTCCGTCTACGCCACCCAGTGGCGCGACACCCACATCCGGCTCGAAGGCCCCGCGGTGTGGGAACTGCGCAACGCGTTCGTCGACTTCTGGAACCGGCAGCGCACCGGCCGCCTGCCGCCACTGATCGACGTCGGCTCCGACACCTGGCTCCCCCACCTCCGGGCCGCACGCAACGCGCCCTCCGAACTCGTCTTCCCCATCCGCGGCCTCTACCTGGACGCCATCGACCGCGCCAACAGCCACGTCTACATCACCCAGGCCTACTTCATCCCGGACCACGACATCCACGACGCGCTGCTGGCCGCGGCCGCACGCGGCGTGGACGTCCGGGTACTGGTCCCCCACCGCTCCAACCACGTCGTCGCCGACTGGCTCGCGCGCGGCCTGTACACCTCACTCCTGCGCGGCGGCGTGCGCATCTTCCTCTACCAGGACGCCATGGTCCACGCCAAGACCGCCACCGTCGACGGCCGCTGGACCACCATCGGCACCGCGAACATCGACCGCCTCAGCCTCACCGGCAACTACGAGGTCAACCTCGAGATCGTCGACCCGGGGCTCGCGGCCCGCATGGAGGACGTGTTCCGCCTCGACCTCAGCAACACGCGCGAACTCACCATCGACCAGTGGGAGCGGCGCTCGCGGCTCGCGAAGGTCGGCGAGGCCCTTCTCGCCCCGCTGCGGCCGCTCCTGTAG
- a CDS encoding response regulator: MESRRATARAHVSFVRWCWAAGTALLLLVLTLSGPFDQTTRGQISMAALAAAGVLTALSCGWRAARSTGRRRRAWAFLSAGGAVGLTGNIYAGLVGDPETGDAAYIAALLLGVVGLSFFPTVRPRGQELVRMLLDSVVVGGSVLYIAVFAVVLDSGVRSQPALTVYALPVVDALLATLAMLVMTRSSAVERVPLVLVGGGFVLYAVADVAFALLSATDGFTFGSPVDAGWVGGYVAIALAARHPAASGPADVTTVPMIARPGDGTPLLGTVVTFSLFLAAALVRVGQQGLPWAANALWILVLVAVVVRQVLVVADNESLRHGLERRVRERTAQLRSLASERERTLDSVADGIYGVDPEGLVTFVNAAGAHTLAASADDLVGRDAHATFHAPDENGIPFPVDRCYLTGALRDGVTVTAEQDVYLRLDGKEVPVEVTASPLRDEGRIRGAVVAFRDITERREMEDMKDDFVSVVSHELRTPLTAIRGALGLVGSDALASAPEQVTRMINIALTSSERLGRLVDDILDVERLEAGTTPLRMAEHRVDALVAAAVDQVSVLADEAGIDLSFAGSSEIVLADDERIVQTLTNLLGNALRFSPRGGAVRVKAIPAGDLVELRVDDEGRGIPPDKLEAVFRRFEQLDTSDSRERGGSGLGLAIARSIVERHGGRAWAVSEGEERGSSFRFTLRRVTPSAPRAAERPPEPASLATRVVVVDDDPNVVEVLRTVLEQRGYDVVGVTDGQEAFDAIDEEHPAAIVLDLAMPGTGGAEILSRLRRTAATADVPVVVVSGTRPYDALETAALADGWLVKPVEPAFLIETVRDVIRRQPHHGRLLVIEDDDALRSVVAKVLENGGLAVAQARTVDEARHALAYGADPDLILLDLGLPDGTGHELVTELRRDGRLRRVPLVVYSGAEVGAEEREGLRLGHTVFLTKGRTAPDDILPSVLDLLDAAAGHGGVTDEPGEIPSTRT, from the coding sequence ATGGAGTCGCGGCGCGCCACCGCGCGGGCGCACGTCAGTTTCGTTCGTTGGTGCTGGGCGGCCGGCACCGCGCTCCTGCTGCTCGTTCTCACGCTCTCCGGCCCCTTCGACCAGACGACACGCGGACAGATCTCGATGGCGGCGCTCGCCGCCGCGGGTGTCCTCACGGCGTTGAGCTGCGGGTGGCGTGCGGCACGATCGACGGGCCGGCGCCGTCGGGCGTGGGCTTTCCTCTCGGCGGGCGGCGCCGTCGGGCTGACCGGGAACATCTACGCGGGACTCGTCGGCGACCCGGAGACGGGAGACGCCGCCTACATCGCGGCTCTCCTGCTCGGCGTGGTCGGCCTCTCGTTCTTCCCGACCGTCCGACCGCGTGGCCAGGAGCTGGTTCGGATGCTGCTGGACAGCGTCGTGGTCGGCGGCTCCGTCCTGTACATCGCGGTGTTCGCCGTCGTCCTGGACTCGGGCGTCCGGTCCCAGCCCGCGCTGACGGTTTACGCGCTGCCTGTGGTCGACGCCCTGCTCGCCACTCTCGCGATGCTGGTCATGACTCGCTCGAGCGCCGTCGAACGTGTGCCGCTGGTGCTCGTGGGCGGCGGGTTCGTGCTCTACGCCGTGGCCGACGTGGCCTTCGCGCTGCTGTCCGCGACCGACGGCTTCACGTTCGGCAGCCCGGTCGACGCGGGGTGGGTCGGCGGCTATGTCGCCATCGCGCTGGCCGCACGTCACCCGGCGGCCTCCGGCCCCGCGGACGTCACCACCGTCCCGATGATCGCCCGGCCCGGAGACGGAACGCCGCTGCTCGGCACGGTCGTGACGTTCTCCCTGTTCCTCGCGGCGGCCCTGGTGCGCGTCGGCCAGCAAGGCCTGCCCTGGGCGGCGAACGCGCTGTGGATCCTCGTGCTCGTCGCGGTCGTCGTCCGCCAGGTCCTGGTCGTCGCGGACAACGAATCGCTGCGCCACGGGCTCGAGCGGCGCGTCCGGGAGCGCACCGCGCAGTTGCGCTCGCTCGCGAGCGAGCGCGAGCGGACCCTGGACTCCGTGGCCGACGGGATCTACGGGGTGGACCCCGAAGGATTGGTGACGTTCGTCAACGCGGCCGGGGCACACACGCTCGCCGCGTCCGCGGACGACCTCGTGGGGCGCGACGCGCACGCCACCTTCCACGCGCCGGACGAGAACGGCATCCCGTTCCCGGTGGACCGCTGCTACCTCACCGGGGCTCTCCGCGACGGGGTCACGGTCACGGCCGAACAGGACGTCTACCTGCGCCTGGACGGCAAGGAGGTGCCCGTCGAGGTCACCGCGAGCCCGCTCCGTGACGAGGGGAGGATCCGTGGCGCGGTCGTCGCCTTCCGTGACATCACGGAGCGGCGCGAGATGGAAGACATGAAGGACGACTTCGTCTCCGTGGTGAGCCACGAGCTGCGGACCCCGCTGACGGCGATCCGCGGCGCCCTCGGACTCGTCGGCAGCGACGCGCTCGCCAGTGCGCCGGAGCAGGTGACACGCATGATCAATATCGCGCTGACCAGTAGCGAGAGACTGGGCCGGCTCGTCGACGACATCCTCGACGTCGAGCGCCTGGAAGCGGGCACGACACCGCTCCGGATGGCCGAGCACCGGGTCGACGCACTCGTCGCCGCCGCCGTGGACCAGGTCTCCGTCCTCGCGGACGAGGCCGGGATCGACCTCAGCTTCGCGGGCTCCTCGGAGATCGTCCTCGCCGACGACGAGCGCATCGTGCAGACACTGACCAACCTGCTGGGCAACGCCCTGAGGTTCTCCCCGCGCGGCGGTGCCGTCCGCGTGAAGGCAATACCTGCCGGGGACCTCGTCGAACTGCGCGTCGACGACGAGGGCCGCGGCATCCCGCCCGACAAGCTCGAGGCGGTCTTCCGCCGCTTCGAACAGCTCGACACCTCCGACAGCCGCGAACGCGGCGGCTCCGGACTCGGGCTGGCCATCGCGCGCAGTATCGTCGAACGGCACGGCGGGAGGGCCTGGGCGGTCAGCGAGGGCGAGGAGCGGGGGTCGAGCTTCCGATTCACCCTCCGCCGCGTCACCCCGTCAGCCCCCCGGGCCGCGGAACGACCACCGGAGCCCGCGTCCCTCGCGACGCGCGTCGTCGTCGTGGACGACGACCCGAACGTGGTCGAGGTGCTTCGTACCGTGCTGGAGCAGCGCGGGTACGACGTCGTCGGCGTCACGGACGGGCAGGAGGCCTTCGACGCCATCGACGAGGAGCACCCCGCCGCGATCGTGCTCGACCTCGCCATGCCCGGTACCGGCGGAGCGGAGATACTGAGCCGCCTGCGGCGGACCGCCGCGACCGCCGACGTGCCGGTCGTCGTGGTCTCGGGAACGCGTCCGTACGACGCGCTGGAGACAGCCGCGCTGGCCGACGGCTGGCTCGTCAAGCCCGTGGAGCCCGCGTTCCTCATCGAGACCGTCCGGGACGTCATCCGGCGCCAGCCCCATCACGGCCGCCTCCTGGTGATCGAGGACGACGACGCCCTGCGTTCGGTCGTGGCGAAGGTGCTGGAGAACGGCGGGCTGGCCGTCGCACAGGCACGCACGGTGGACGAGGCGCGCCACGCACTCGCGTACGGCGCCGATCCCGATCTGATCCTCCTCGACCTGGGGCTCCCGGACGGCACCGGGCACGAGCTCGTGACCGAGCTGCGCCGCGACGGCCGCCTCCGGCGGGTCCCTCTCGTCGTCTACTCGGGCGCGGAGGTCGGCGCGGAGGAACGCGAGGGCCTTCGTCTGGGGCACACCGTCTTCCTCACCAAGGGCCGCACCGCGCCGGACGACATCCTGCCGTCCGTGCTCGACCTGCTCGATGCTGCCGCGGGCCACGGCGGCGTCACCGACGAGCCCGGAGAAATCCCCTCCACGAGGACGTGA
- a CDS encoding MerR family transcriptional regulator, whose amino-acid sequence MRSGAARRAADDPRPVERATGQDTEPWPRGISRQATMRISDVLRALAPEFGDVSHSKLRFLEEQGLITPVRTPSGYRQYSQADVERLRYVLTEQRDSYLPLKVIKERLAAMDAGDDEARPAPRLAPDEPSARRRWTREQVAEAAGASPELVDDLIRAGAVEQSGQGTLGAGSVDVVRIAVALAEHGIEPRHLRTLRGAADRQVALAGQVVAPWRGRQSSSARGEAAAMATEIGELLTRLHAIWVRQGVADL is encoded by the coding sequence GTGAGGTCAGGGGCCGCCCGCCGAGCCGCGGACGACCCGCGGCCGGTCGAGCGAGCCACCGGGCAGGACACCGAGCCGTGGCCGCGGGGAATCTCCCGCCAGGCCACGATGCGCATCAGCGACGTGCTGCGGGCCCTCGCGCCCGAGTTCGGCGACGTCTCGCACTCCAAGCTGCGTTTCCTGGAGGAGCAGGGCCTGATCACGCCCGTGCGCACGCCGTCGGGCTACCGCCAGTACAGCCAGGCCGACGTCGAGCGCCTGCGGTACGTCCTGACCGAGCAGCGCGACTCCTACCTGCCGCTCAAGGTCATCAAGGAGCGGCTGGCCGCGATGGACGCGGGCGACGACGAGGCGCGGCCCGCACCCCGTCTCGCGCCCGACGAGCCCTCGGCCCGTCGCCGCTGGACGCGCGAGCAGGTCGCGGAGGCGGCCGGCGCCTCACCGGAACTCGTCGACGACCTGATCCGGGCCGGCGCCGTCGAGCAGAGCGGCCAGGGCACGCTCGGTGCGGGGTCGGTCGACGTCGTGCGCATCGCCGTGGCGCTGGCCGAGCACGGCATCGAACCTCGCCACCTGCGCACGCTGCGCGGCGCCGCCGACCGTCAGGTCGCCCTCGCCGGGCAGGTGGTCGCGCCCTGGAGGGGAAGGCAGTCGTCGAGCGCGCGGGGCGAGGCGGCCGCCATGGCCACCGAGATCGGGGAACTCCTGACCCGATTGCACGCGATCTGGGTCCGCCAGGGTGTGGCGGATCTCTGA
- a CDS encoding tyrosine-type recombinase/integrase, translated as MVAPPRLERITVDEAVRRYLAAVEIDTVRDVLSPATARSYTRDVTEFARLAGPGTVLDDISGSDVDTILVRYQAAPDARFTDPGAKTGPGRSTSTVNRFRQSVSRFFSHAARECWVQADPMLWASPPARSREPLRAARTALSAGAARSLLTADAAMPARADQNLAARDRLVLALLLVLGPRVSELARADVADLTRGDLHTTWRIRGKGGHTRTVALSPPLADALDAYLTGLRPSLAERRPDDADAQRALLLSWRGRRIDTQAVRGLLRRAVNRMPDGMRREATPHALRHTTATLLVAEGWDVKVVAELLGHSSIATTGVYLDRVDGELAAAIRSHPLGSAFE; from the coding sequence ATGGTTGCACCACCCCGTCTGGAACGCATCACGGTGGACGAGGCCGTCCGCCGCTACCTCGCCGCCGTCGAGATCGACACCGTGCGAGACGTCCTCTCCCCCGCCACCGCGCGCAGCTACACCCGCGACGTCACGGAGTTCGCGCGCCTGGCCGGCCCCGGCACGGTGCTGGACGACATCAGCGGCTCCGACGTGGACACCATCCTCGTGCGCTACCAGGCCGCACCCGACGCCCGGTTCACCGATCCGGGCGCCAAGACCGGCCCCGGCCGGTCCACCTCCACGGTCAACAGGTTCCGCCAGTCCGTCTCGCGGTTCTTCTCCCACGCGGCCCGCGAGTGCTGGGTCCAGGCCGACCCGATGCTGTGGGCCTCGCCCCCGGCCCGGAGCCGCGAGCCGCTGCGTGCCGCACGAACGGCTCTGTCCGCGGGCGCCGCCCGCTCCCTGCTGACGGCCGACGCCGCCATGCCCGCCCGCGCGGACCAGAACCTGGCGGCGCGCGACCGCCTCGTCCTCGCGCTTCTCCTGGTGCTCGGTCCGCGTGTGTCCGAGCTGGCCCGGGCCGACGTCGCCGACCTGACCCGCGGGGACCTCCACACCACCTGGCGCATCCGCGGCAAGGGCGGCCACACACGCACGGTCGCGCTCAGCCCGCCGCTGGCCGACGCGCTGGACGCGTACCTGACGGGCCTGCGGCCGAGCCTGGCCGAGCGTCGCCCCGACGACGCCGACGCGCAGCGCGCCCTCCTGCTGTCGTGGCGCGGGCGTCGCATCGACACCCAGGCCGTGCGGGGCCTGCTGCGCCGGGCCGTGAACCGGATGCCGGACGGCATGCGGCGTGAGGCGACCCCGCATGCCCTGCGGCACACCACCGCGACCCTGCTGGTCGCCGAGGGGTGGGACGTCAAGGTCGTCGCCGAGCTCCTGGGGCACTCCTCCATCGCCACCACCGGCGTCTACCTCGACCGGGTCGACGGCGAGCTGGCCGCGGCGATCCGGTCCCACCCGCTGGGATCCGCCTTTGAGTGA
- a CDS encoding glycosyltransferase family 2 protein — MLSEKSTGTSVGARRKALPDPLSAVTSRLTLTVLIPAHNEAHTIGATLDALTEQTRAPERVVVVADNCTDTTTQIAARYPVDVHETRANTDRKAGALNQALALVDTDVVMVLDADTRIAATFVEQGMGMLGTDPGLGAVGGVFQGETPHGYLQHCQANEYERYGVQIGTTGRVAVLTGTAALIRTGALLDVMASRSSRLPGRFGDAYDRDAITEDSELTLALKHLGWRLASPTTMTCTTELMPTWGDLHRQRLRWYKGMLDNLSAYGLTRVTARYIGQQIMLAIGTLMMGLYLTMTAWLIVTGAFGISLPWLAIGVIFLAERLVTAWGAGTRGRVLAALMLPELVYDVALQAAFVHAVVRSLTGRTITWNHVSHLSERA; from the coding sequence ATGCTTTCCGAGAAATCCACCGGGACCTCCGTCGGAGCCCGCCGGAAGGCCCTTCCGGACCCGCTGTCCGCCGTGACATCGCGGCTCACCCTTACCGTGCTGATCCCGGCGCACAACGAGGCCCACACCATCGGCGCGACCCTCGACGCCCTCACCGAACAGACGAGGGCACCGGAACGGGTCGTCGTCGTCGCGGACAACTGCACCGACACCACCACCCAGATCGCCGCCCGGTACCCCGTCGACGTCCACGAGACGCGGGCGAACACCGACCGCAAGGCCGGGGCACTGAACCAGGCACTGGCCCTCGTCGACACCGACGTCGTCATGGTCCTCGACGCCGACACCCGCATCGCCGCCACGTTCGTCGAACAGGGCATGGGCATGTTGGGGACCGACCCGGGACTTGGCGCCGTCGGCGGTGTGTTCCAGGGCGAGACACCGCACGGATACCTTCAGCACTGCCAGGCCAACGAGTACGAGCGGTACGGCGTGCAGATCGGTACCACGGGCCGTGTCGCGGTCCTGACCGGCACCGCCGCCCTGATCCGCACCGGCGCGCTCCTCGACGTCATGGCGTCCCGGTCCTCCCGCCTGCCCGGCAGGTTCGGGGACGCGTACGACCGCGACGCCATCACCGAGGACTCCGAACTGACCCTCGCGCTGAAGCACCTCGGATGGCGCCTCGCGTCCCCCACCACCATGACCTGCACCACCGAACTCATGCCGACCTGGGGAGACCTGCACCGACAGCGACTGCGCTGGTACAAGGGCATGCTCGACAACCTGTCCGCCTACGGCCTCACCAGGGTCACCGCCCGGTACATCGGGCAGCAGATCATGCTCGCGATCGGGACCCTGATGATGGGCCTCTACCTCACGATGACCGCATGGCTGATCGTCACCGGTGCGTTCGGCATCTCGCTCCCGTGGCTCGCGATCGGTGTGATCTTCCTCGCCGAACGCCTGGTCACCGCGTGGGGCGCCGGAACCCGGGGCCGGGTTCTCGCGGCCCTCATGCTGCCGGAACTCGTGTACGACGTCGCTCTCCAGGCGGCGTTCGTGCACGCGGTCGTCCGGTCCCTGACCGGACGCACCATCACCTGGAATCACGTCAGTCACCTCTCCGAAAGGGCATGA